The Leopardus geoffroyi isolate Oge1 chromosome C1, O.geoffroyi_Oge1_pat1.0, whole genome shotgun sequence sequence CAGCACCCTGTAGGTGTTCAGGCCCGGCACGTCGAAGCCAGGGGACAGTCCGTGGCGGTCCAAGGGGTAGAAGTTGACTAGCTGCCCGTGCTGCGCCTCAAGGGAGAGCCAGGCGTCGCCAAGCGGCAGCTCGCAGGGGAACTCGCGGGCCACGTGCAGCTGGAAGACGCGGCCGCGCAGGTGACGCAGCGCCAGCGTGCGGAACGCAGGGGGCACCAGCGCctcgacgcggggcccgaactggCGCAGGCGCAGCTCGCCCTCCGGCCCGGGGCGCACCTCGTAGAAAGTCTGGTTGGCGAAGGTGAAGTAGCCGGCGAAGGGGCGCGCGctgggcggcggggcggggctgggctcGGCCTCGCGTAGGGCCCTCTCCATGGCGGGCAGGAGCACGTCGTAGGCCTGCGCCACCAGGTCGCGCCCGGGTGGCCGCGGCCCCGCCAGCAGCAGCACGAGGCTCAGGCGCAGCGGCGGCACCAGGGAGAAGGTGGCGGCGTAGCCGTCCAGGTCGCCGTCCTTGCGCACCACGCGGTAGCCCCCCTGCGCGTGGAACTCCCACGGGGTGCCCGTCTCGTTGGCGAAGTAGGCGCCCGAGCAGGCCAGCAGCGGCGCCAGCAGGGCCTTGGCCGCGTCGGGCCGCAGGAGCGGGGGCCCGCCGCCCAGGAGCACCATGGCCAGCTTGGCCAGGTCCGCCGGGGTGGAGTACATCTGGCCGGACGGCCGGTACCAGCCCAGGTCGTAGAGCGGCGCCGGCCGGCCGCTGCCGTAGAAGCCAGCCGCCAGGCGGGCGCGCACTAGGGGCGTGAGGTCGAAGCCCGTGTCCTCCATGCCCAGCGGTTCCAGCACGTTCTCCAGGATCCAGCGCTGGTAGTCGCCCTGAGCAGTGTGCGCTGCGAGGACATGGGCCAGAAGCGAGAAGGCCAGAGTGCTGTAATGGCACCTGGAAGAGGAGGGGTGGAAACTGGGATGCGGCCGTGGGTGAGCATCTCCAGGCCCTGAAGAGCCGGGCCCCACCTGCTCAGACCGAGATGCCACCAGAGGTTCGTTGGACTGGGCGCGGTTGAGAAGGAACCTGCTTCACTGCATCCCAGGTGGTCAGACCCAGCAGAGACCCCAGAGATGATTGACTACAAGGCACTATCCTACATCTGGGAAGACTAAGGACCAGAGAGGGGCAGAACTGCCCAGAGTCACACGGCAACTTGGGGAAGAGTTGGACACAGCAACACATCTGGGAAAGTGGTAAAACAAatctttttggtcttttttacTTTAGTATAACTGATTTTATCAAGTGGAAAACTAGAGTCCTGGagcacctcgctggctcagtcagttaagcgtgagactcttgatttcagctccggtcatgatctcacagttcatgggctcaagcagcacagatcctgctcggggttctttctcttcctctctctctgccttccccctggATGTgtgctctcgtgctctctctcaaaataaataaatgaaacttaaaaaaagagtaagttcACTGTTCACTCACAAGAATGCACACTACATGAGGAAAGGCTGCTTGTAATTGGCTCCCTGCTGTATCTCAGTAGGTAGGTGTTGTATCTCGGTTGAGTAGGTGCTCGATAAAAGTTGAGTTGGTGAATCGACAGAATACGAGGTTCACACAGAACTGAACCTGGGCCCAGCTTCCCCCTGCCTTGCGGTGCCAGCCTGTCTGGGCCTGTCTTCCCAGCTGTGGACTAGGGGATGCATTCAGGGGTCCCTGCATCTCCCTTGGTTCCAGATGTCTAGGGTGAGGCGACTCAGGCTCTCTCCTAGGAGGGATGTGTCACCTCTGGAGGTTCCTAATGTGGGTGGGGCCTCAGACACACTCCTCACCTGGTTCCCGGGTCTGCCACCAGCACATCATCCTTGAGCAGGCTCAGGGCCTCCTGGGTGCTGCCCCTCCACAGCAGGGAAGTAGAGCGGAGCCTTCTGGGCAGCCCTGGGGAAGAGCAGTGATCAGAACTGCTGGGCCAGCTGAAGGTGGGATAGTGGCCCCCGGAtgcactccctcccccaccttccgtGAATTGAGAGATAATGACCGCAGaatcacttcaaaaaaaaaaaaaaagtctagcatGGACTCTAACCCTCCCTGTGTTTggttgggcaagtcacttagcctctctgagctccagtctTCCTATCTTCCTATCTTCCCCAGTCTTCCCTTCCCTATTTTCCCAGGGAACACAAGGGAAATCATTTAATTTCCTATATCATAGGGCTCAGGTGAGATAAATGCTCAGCTTGGGGCCTGGCCATAGTAACTGctcaaaaaaataattgttatcaCCAACCCACAGAAGTTTGATTCCATAAAATTCTTGAGGTCAGTACCCAAACAGGTTTTGCCAAACTGGCTTCTCTGACCACttggaattttttgtttattgGATGTGACACGTATGGGAAGGATTACAGGACTGGGATTCTTTCCATCCCTCTACCCGGCAATAGTTTTCAAGCACCACGTTTTGTTCCAAGGTCTGTTCTGGGTCCTGGGCATTCAGTAGTGAACAAAATAAAGTCCTTGACCACATGGAGTTTCCATTCTAGTGGAGGGGACAGATGATAAATAAATACTCGTGCTATGGGGTAAGAAAGGAGGGATTGTTATTTGATACAAGGTGATCAGAGGAAGGCCTCACAGAGACGGTGACCCTTGAGCAGGtgagagctggaggaggagagggggagagccaAGCAGCAGTGAGGGAAGAATGTCATGCAGAGGGAAGGTGTGGAACAGCCAAGTGTGGAGGCCCTGAGGCGGGAGTGACTTAGCTTGTTTGAGGACCAGTGTGGAATAGCCAGTGTGGctgaagagggagaaggggaagactTTGGAGGTGAGAAGTACTGGGGTTGTAGGCACCAGGTGTCATGGGGTGCTATATGGTACTGGAAGGACTTGGCCTTTTCTCTGAGTCGGATGTGACCATGGCTGAGGTCGTGAGCAGAGGAGTGATGAAATCTGACGTATATTTCATCAGGGTTGCTCTAGTTGCTGTTTGAAAACAGACttggcgtggggggagggggggggcgggcagaagcAAGGAAGCCTATAAGGAGACTTGAAAAATCCGCATTTTTTTCATGGTGGCTGGGACTCGGGAGCCAGCTGTGGAAGTGGTGAGGACGGGTTGGGTTCTGGATCTACTTTGAGTGTGGAGCCAACGGAATTTGCTACTTGAGGGGATGTGGAAGGTATGGGGGTTGGAGGTATCAGGGGTGACTCAAAGgcttttggcctgagcaactgggAGATGGAGTCCCAGGCCCCGGGTGTAAGTTCTGACTCTGGAACTTCTTGCTGTGTGGCCACAAACCACGTaccttacctctctgagcctctactTGATCCTCTTTAAATGGACTGCAACACCTGCTGTGGTTTCCCTAGGAAGTGTTAGAAGGCTTAACTCAGAGAATGGATGAAAAGCTCCAGGAACGGGAGACAGCTGTAGATTACAGTGAGAGCCGATCATAAAAGACATTGAGAGCCTAGAACAGAGTTATTCAGGCAGCTGTTGCCTCAGCTGGCCCCTTGGGACTGTAGAAGACATGTAGGATATTTTTAAACTAACCAAGCACCCTGGGCTTGGTTCCCTGGGTATGGATGAAGAAGAGTCCACAATACACCCCTAGAGGGAGCCCTGGAGTCAGAGTTATAACCCAGGTGGATTGAACAGGATGCAGGAAGAGCCTAAGTAAGCCTGAAGGCTCTTTACCTGCATGGCCCCTTCCAAGGCCTATATCTAACTTGGAATTTTTAATAATGCATTCTTAAAGAGGACCCCCATAATTACATCCTCATCAGGCCCCACTGCACCTAGGTCTAACCCTGGCTAAAATAACCAAAGCTACATTGACaagtacctgctgtgtgccaggagctctgctaagtgttttacactcattatctcatttaatccccaatAATAAGGCAAACCACAGTCATTTTACAGGGGAGaaaataaggctcagagaagttcaatgacttgcccaagatcacccagcTGGGAGAAGGCAGAGCTGGAAGTTCAGTGCTCATGCCCTTAACCATCAGGCCACCCTCCCCCAAGAAGAGTGACCCTGTCCTGCCTGAGCTGCTTCAGGAGGTTCCATCTTCTCGCTGAACCTCGGGTACACCACCTGGGCTCAGGAGTGATAACCAGCCATGTCCGTTGACTAAGACCTCAGGCcttttgaaataatgaaatggcATCGTTTCAAATGAAcgatgagcctgggtggctcagtgggttaagcgtctgactcttggttttggctcaaggttcatgagtttgagccccatgtctggctctacactgacagcgtggagtctgcttgggatcctctgtctcctctctgcccctctccctgcttgtgcgcgctctctctctctctgtctctctcaaaataaataagtaaacttaaaaaaatggcagGCACATGTATGTCCATTTAGTTTATATAAACGTATTATAGAGTAATATGTACATTACACATTCTTATACGTATTCATTCATACACATATGTGCACTTtgtgtgtatattattttatttattcaaatggtAGCATATAATATATGCTGTTTGAGCTTTTTCCCCCACTTAACACTGTATCTTATTCCATCTCAGTACATAGACAACATTATTCCCCTTTTTTCTAATGCTACATCTGATTTGATTATATAGCTGTGTTACAGTTTGTTTAGCCACTCCCCTGCTTATAGATATGTAGGTGTTTCAGTCTTTTGCCGTTACAAACAGCGCTGCAGTGAATGCATGCCGACCTCACACCACACATGTGTGAATACATCTGTAAGAGAATCTCCTAGAAGGGTAATTGCTGAGCCAAAGGATCTATGCATTTTTAATTGTGGTTGATATTATCATTGTCCCCCATCCAGGTTGCACCAATGTAAATTCCCACCACTGATGCATCAGAGGGTCTAGTTCACCATAACCTCACCAACCCAGTGTACCCACCATTTTGGCCTTTGCCAAGGGAAAAATGTCTCTCcgtggttttaatttgcgttttTGTTGTTATGaatgaggttgaacatcttttaatatgttttcataGTCTTAAgggccatttgtatttcctttcctgtgaattgtctattctgttcctattcttcacccatttttctgTCGCGTTGTTAGTCTTTGTATTGATTTGTACGTAATCTTTGTATATTGAGGGAAATTAGGTCTTCATTGTAGATCTGTGTACAAATATTGACCTGTTCTTGACCTAATAAGCAGATCTTGACTTTCAACTTGCCAACTGATCTTGATTTGTCCCCTTGATCTAAACTCCCAGATTTCACCTCCGCTTTTACCTCACCAGATCTTTCTACCCCTGGTCCACCATCCAGGGCAGGTGAGAGGGAGGTGTGGCCAGCCTGGCTGCATGAGAACCTGCTGCTCAGTTCCCGCCCCTGAAATGGTTTGGGTTGAGCTGCAAAACTTCAGGGCTGCTCACCTGAGAGCTGGCTGGCCATCCTTCGGAGGGTGACGGACGAAGGCCTTGGGGCTGGGCCCACCTTCTCCAACTCATCCATCAAGCTCTGTTGTTCAGGGGCTGATGCCATGCCCAACGGGTTGTTAATGGTGAAGGTGCTGGCATACCGCTCCAGAGGGTCATCTAGAGAGGCTACAGTGCCCTCCTCCCACAGCCGATACAGCATGAGGACTGGAAAGATCTTAGAGATGCTGGAGATTCTGGGAAGTGTTAAGCACACAAGGGTGCAGAGGATATACAGTTGGCCTTACAACCTCCGTCCTGCACCCCAGGTCCCAACTTTCTAATGCTCTAGGAAAGCACTGAGTCCACCCTCTTCAGTGTCTCAGACGGAAATTCAGCAGTCTCTGTAGAACTGCCTTTGGGATGTTCGAGAACATAGCACAGTGGCAGGTGGACACTCTTGAGTGCCTACCCCGTGCCAGGCCTTAACCCAAGCCCTTCCCATTCTGGGACAGACGTAGGTTGGGATCATGTACCTCTGCCTCTTACTAGCCAAGTGGTCTTGGGCAAGTACTAGATCTCTCTCAGGTTCTGTTTCATTGTCCATTTCACAGGTTGTAGAAAAGATTGAGCGAGATCGGGCATGTGAAGTGCTTGGCAACATACCTGGAAGGTAGGTAGCAAGTGTTGAGTAAGTGATAGCAAATGCAGTTGTGGGCCcaggcctggcacatggcaggtgcaGTGTGAATGGAACCTCTGTAATCCTCACAGTGTCTCTGGGAGTGAACGTGTCCCCTTTGCATTGTCAGCTTGGAGGATCCTGCAGGCAGCACCTAGGAGGGGAGACTCTGGGTGTGCCGCAGGGGGTCCCAAGTTTCTTCAGTCTGGACTGCTGCTGCCAACTAACAGCAACCCGGGGCAAGGGCCCAAGAACTGGTTACAGTTCCTTCGTGGCATATAGTAGGGTGTGGGAGGTGGGACACAGGGAGCGTTTTCTAGTTAGGGAGGTTCTGGGCTAAGGGCTCTCCAGAAGAGATTCCTTCCTGACTTGTTACCCCTGTGGTGTGATGTTGGGCACTCTCTGgtcctctctggccctcagtctcctcatctataaaattgtcAGGACTTAATAAAGGGTCCTGGCAGCTTGGACCCCCAGTCATGATTCTCTTGAGTCCCCCTACCTCCTAGGTCTCCCTTGTCCTCCCATCCCATGCCCCCCTCCACAGGACCCCAGAGGTCACCCAGCTGACCGGTACATAGTGTATTCATTGGGGGGCCCAGAGGCCGGGTCTGATCCATTCTTCCTCCCAAAGTTCCCGGTCCAGAGCACGGTGTCATTGTGGATGACGACTGCAGACATGGCAGCCAGGCCCGGGGCAGACAGTGCCTGACGCAGGATCCTGTCCACCTTGGAGGAGAAGAGCAGGAGTGCAGGCACAGACAAACACCCCTCTGGTCCTGCTTGCCCTACCCATTCCCACACCACACCCTGCACACAGCGCCCCCTGCCGGGACCCCCTCCATTctcggcaccccccccccactcgtggCTGGAGCCTCAGACCTCAGGTTCTCAGACCCCCTGGGATTGGACCCCCACCCAGTTACAACCAGAGCAGCTcctctaaatttgtttttatgtaggGCTTCCTCGAAGGATTTCTGTTCAAAGaaaatttctttgggaaaatgtaaaAGGAGAGAGGGGTTAAACTACTGATGTCATTGAACCCTTGTCTGCTGCCCTAGAAAACCTCAGGAAGGCCTGGTCTGACCCCCTAATGTTGGAGGATTCACTATAGAGGCCCATAGACCCTCTTtgaacatttattgaaaggaCATTGTTTTCAATAATGAAATACAGTGACAATGTTAACATCCAAAGTTATTGGACATTTAGAATGTGCCAGGCACAATATAAAGTGATTTTCAtgcattgtctcattttttttacattttttagtgggttttttttttttttttttgagagagagagacagagagacagagtgtgagtgggggaggggcagagagagagagggaaacacagaatccgaagcaggctccaggctctgagctgtcagcacagagccctacacggggctcgaactcacaagctgtgagatcatgacctgagctgaagtcagacgcttagctgactgagccacccaggcaccccatgcattgtctcatttaatccacaaCAAGCCAGTGCTAAATTTCTCCCtatgttacagatgagaagattGAGTCTATGAGATATGAAGCGACTTGCCCAAGTGGCTAATGGTTAGTGGAGTCAGGATTAGGACCCCAGGCTAACTCCAGCCGTAGGTCCTAATTAACTGCGAGACCTCCTTGCCAAGTGATTTAGCAGGTCCAGAATTGAGTTCTGTGCATGCGTGGTTTCCACCCCGGCACTGACTTtgcctctgtgtgcctcagtttcctcctctctagATAGGGATTCATGAGGCATTTGTATAAAGAAGCTACCGCATACTAGGTGCCCACTAGAAGCCGGCTACGATTCCTGTTgctatttcttgttttaattgcTATGATCCTGGAGCCTCATAGCACCGTTCTGCTCCCTCTCCTTCACTAAAGCTTTTCAGGTACTTGCAGACAGTGATGGTGTCTCTGCCCAGGCCTTCTCTTACATGGACACGTCACCTGCCTTCCCTTCAACCGTTCCTTGGATGACAGTTTCACATCCCTCCGCTGTGCTGCTGCTTGTACACTTCCAGTCGTGTTTCATTTGTCTGTGTGTCTCCTAAGCGGAGTGAGCTGGCCAACAACCCCCTCTAGCGTCAGGCCATCATGCAGTGGTAAGAATTGTGTTATAAGGTGTGTGTGCTTAATTACATTGCAATGGCCTCTGTGATATGGGCTgtgtcctcctcccccccccccccccgtcccacctttctccctcccccacttgcagccCCAGCAGCCTGAATTCCCTGGTGGTTCTCTGTGTGTGCCTTGCACTCATTCTGCTGCTTCTGGACCTGTGCACATGCTGGTCCCTCTATCCGGAGCACATGCTTCCCTCCCTCAGTCTCCCTTACTGTATAAATGCATATCACCTGGTACTTCCTACTTGTTCACATCTCCGTTTAG is a genomic window containing:
- the LACTBL1 gene encoding putative beta-lactamase-like 1 isoform X1, yielding MMTQVGWQPSVPKLKKKWLFPASCSFFFLLSVVMTGCFLWQYHLPKLDTSFLGPEVASAPVRMCPRHPEPVPLAHPLPVLKEALEKVDRILRQALSAPGLAAMSAVVIHNDTVLWTGNFGRKNGSDPASGPPNEYTMYRISSISKIFPVLMLYRLWEEGTVASLDDPLERYASTFTINNPLGMASAPEQQSLMDELEKVGPAPRPSSVTLRRMASQLSGLPRRLRSTSLLWRGSTQEALSLLKDDVLVADPGTRCHYSTLAFSLLAHVLAAHTAQGDYQRWILENVLEPLGMEDTGFDLTPLVRARLAAGFYGSGRPAPLYDLGWYRPSGQMYSTPADLAKLAMVLLGGGPPLLRPDAAKALLAPLLACSGAYFANETGTPWEFHAQGGYRVVRKDGDLDGYAATFSLVPPLRLSLVLLLAGPRPPGRDLVAQAYDVLLPAMERALREAEPSPAPPPSARPFAGYFTFANQTFYEVRPGPEGELRLRQFGPRVEALVPPAFRTLALRHLRGRVFQLHVAREFPCELPLGDAWLSLEAQHGQLVNFYPLDRHGLSPGFDVPGLNTYRVLRLQRKPVFKTQ
- the LACTBL1 gene encoding putative beta-lactamase-like 1 isoform X2 → MQRGHVHSQRHCEDYRGSIHTAPAMCQAWAHNCICYHLLNTCYLPSRISSISKIFPVLMLYRLWEEGTVASLDDPLERYASTFTINNPLGMASAPEQQSLMDELEKVGPAPRPSSVTLRRMASQLSGLPRRLRSTSLLWRGSTQEALSLLKDDVLVADPGTRCHYSTLAFSLLAHVLAAHTAQGDYQRWILENVLEPLGMEDTGFDLTPLVRARLAAGFYGSGRPAPLYDLGWYRPSGQMYSTPADLAKLAMVLLGGGPPLLRPDAAKALLAPLLACSGAYFANETGTPWEFHAQGGYRVVRKDGDLDGYAATFSLVPPLRLSLVLLLAGPRPPGRDLVAQAYDVLLPAMERALREAEPSPAPPPSARPFAGYFTFANQTFYEVRPGPEGELRLRQFGPRVEALVPPAFRTLALRHLRGRVFQLHVAREFPCELPLGDAWLSLEAQHGQLVNFYPLDRHGLSPGFDVPGLNTYRVLRLQRKPVFKTQ